One Gelria sp. Kuro-4 DNA segment encodes these proteins:
- a CDS encoding transposase — protein MVTLQNAGGQYIAGEKLRSGKETAEAAINRAGRYKVVRDNLEVKEIVVGEGERRIRYVLVRNPKEVEKQKVERKRIIAEVKEQLKPSAISRGSLIPRPAELIAHPVYGRYVKTDAKGQPVLNEAKIKQEAKLDGKYLLRTSDDTLSAEDVALGYKQLLEVEDAFRSLKQTLELRPVYHRLSDRSRAHVLLCWLALLMIRAAELKTGQTWRHIRAAMAQMHLGDFRSPDGRTLQRTELTLSQKAIFNALGVEEPPLIFAIEPARKPV, from the coding sequence TTGGTCACCCTTCAAAACGCCGGCGGGCAGTACATAGCCGGAGAAAAGTTAAGGAGCGGGAAGGAGACGGCCGAGGCGGCCATCAACCGGGCGGGACGTTACAAGGTGGTGCGCGATAACCTTGAGGTCAAAGAAATCGTCGTAGGCGAAGGCGAAAGGCGCATCCGGTACGTCCTGGTTCGGAACCCCAAGGAAGTCGAAAAGCAGAAGGTAGAGCGGAAACGGATCATCGCCGAAGTTAAAGAGCAGCTCAAGCCATCGGCGATCTCAAGGGGAAGCCTCATACCAAGGCCTGCTGAGCTCATCGCCCATCCGGTCTATGGCCGCTACGTCAAGACGGACGCCAAAGGGCAACCCGTGCTGAACGAGGCCAAGATTAAGCAGGAAGCCAAGCTTGACGGGAAATACCTGCTTCGTACGTCCGATGATACGCTCTCGGCTGAAGATGTGGCCCTGGGGTACAAGCAGCTTCTTGAGGTGGAGGACGCGTTTCGCAGTCTCAAACAGACGCTGGAGCTGAGACCTGTCTACCATCGTTTGAGCGACCGAAGTCGTGCCCATGTGCTCCTTTGCTGGCTGGCCCTCTTGATGATTCGGGCAGCGGAGCTGAAGACAGGCCAAACCTGGCGCCACATCCGCGCCGCGATGGCGCAAATGCACCTGGGTGACTTCCGCAGCCCTGACGGTCGGACCCTGCAACGAACAGAACTTACACTCAGCCAGAAGGCCATCTTCAACGCATTGGGGGTGGAGGAACCGCCTCTCATCTTCGCTATTGAGCCGGCCAGGAAGCCGGTATAG
- a CDS encoding tripartite tricarboxylate transporter substrate binding protein gives MVGAKSAKRSVVWILCVCTAVALLSTGCSTSSKHQAPSAPEFPTKPITIMTGYAAGSVTDVGLRLLVPYLEKELGQPITVVNKPGGSGWVAWSELAKAAPDGYTLAVVNVPNFHTGYLNPELKRSNSVRDFDFLANHVSDPSAISVKTDSKFQNVKEIVEYAKANPGKLSVTTTGPATDDHLMALALENSSGAKFNIVHCKGGNESVAQVLGGHIDVLIENVGGVRVPFKNGEIKMLGVATEQRAELVPDVPTLKEQGYNFVSVSARGFAAPKGLPENVKKKLVAALEKAIKNPEHIAKMKEMGLTVQFMGPDEYTQFMFTQEEEVKKLMQW, from the coding sequence ATGGTAGGTGCCAAGTCTGCAAAGAGGTCCGTCGTGTGGATTCTCTGTGTGTGTACAGCCGTTGCGCTGCTATCAACGGGATGTTCGACCAGTTCAAAACACCAGGCTCCTTCAGCGCCCGAGTTTCCGACTAAACCCATTACTATCATGACCGGTTACGCTGCCGGTAGCGTAACCGATGTGGGCTTGAGGCTCCTGGTCCCCTATTTAGAGAAAGAATTGGGACAACCCATCACAGTGGTCAACAAGCCTGGTGGAAGCGGTTGGGTTGCGTGGAGTGAGCTGGCCAAGGCTGCTCCCGACGGTTACACCTTGGCGGTCGTCAATGTTCCCAACTTCCATACCGGGTACCTAAACCCTGAACTTAAGCGAAGCAATAGCGTTAGGGACTTCGACTTCTTGGCCAACCACGTATCAGACCCTAGCGCGATATCAGTTAAGACTGACAGCAAGTTCCAGAACGTAAAAGAGATAGTAGAGTATGCTAAGGCAAATCCCGGCAAACTGTCAGTTACCACCACTGGTCCCGCAACTGACGATCACCTCATGGCGCTGGCACTTGAGAACTCGAGTGGTGCAAAATTCAACATCGTCCACTGTAAGGGCGGGAACGAGAGTGTGGCCCAGGTATTGGGTGGACATATTGATGTCTTGATTGAAAATGTTGGCGGAGTAAGGGTTCCCTTTAAAAATGGAGAGATCAAAATGCTTGGGGTGGCAACAGAACAGCGCGCAGAGCTTGTGCCTGATGTGCCAACATTGAAAGAGCAGGGCTACAACTTCGTTTCGGTTTCTGCTCGCGGGTTCGCTGCCCCGAAAGGCCTACCCGAAAACGTGAAGAAAAAGCTCGTCGCGGCACTAGAGAAAGCCATCAAGAATCCAGAACATATTGCCAAGATGAAGGAAATGGGACTGACGGTCCAGTTCATGGGTCCAGACGAATACACCCAATTTATGTTTACACAAGAAGAAGAGGTCAAGAAGCTGATGCAGTGGTAA
- a CDS encoding GntR family transcriptional regulator, producing the protein MEVIKNKTMMEAAYDTLRKAIVTGHFKPGEQLIETDLIEWLQVSRTPLREALRRLETEKLVVSRPYKGVFVNQISKEYAEQLYQVQSILEGLAARLATQHRTPEFLVELRELTRQAVQRKQIGDYEGMIDKTYAFHQAIWRQSSNEVLLGVLETLQAQIHLLRGTTLLDPDRSEENLYEHEKILDALSAGSCDTAQALMSEHINNAACAAIRIFRQRREQESPKEVVNGQT; encoded by the coding sequence ATGGAAGTCATCAAGAACAAGACGATGATGGAAGCTGCCTATGACACACTCCGGAAAGCGATTGTGACCGGGCATTTTAAACCTGGAGAACAGCTGATCGAGACGGATCTCATCGAATGGCTACAGGTCAGTAGAACTCCTCTTAGAGAAGCCCTTCGGCGGCTGGAAACAGAGAAGCTGGTGGTTAGCCGTCCCTACAAAGGGGTTTTTGTCAACCAGATTTCCAAGGAATACGCAGAACAGCTGTACCAAGTCCAGTCTATCCTCGAGGGGCTGGCGGCCAGGCTTGCAACGCAGCACCGGACTCCTGAGTTTCTGGTCGAATTGAGGGAACTGACTCGCCAGGCCGTGCAGCGCAAACAGATTGGAGATTATGAAGGTATGATTGACAAGACATATGCTTTTCACCAAGCCATCTGGAGACAAAGTAGCAATGAGGTGCTGTTAGGAGTCCTGGAGACGCTGCAGGCGCAGATTCATCTGCTACGCGGGACGACGTTACTGGACCCGGACCGTAGTGAGGAAAATCTGTACGAGCACGAGAAGATCCTAGACGCTCTGTCTGCAGGAAGTTGCGATACTGCGCAGGCCTTAATGTCAGAGCACATCAATAATGCTGCTTGTGCCGCCATAAGAATCTTTCGGCAAAGACGGGAACAGGAATCCCCTAAGGAGGTGGTCAATGGACAAACTTAA
- the folD gene encoding bifunctional methylenetetrahydrofolate dehydrogenase/methenyltetrahydrofolate cyclohydrolase FolD, giving the protein MRAEILDGRKVAAQVKAALKEEVTQLKGRGLTPGLAVILVGDDPASQVYVGNKEKACRAVGIASFPHRLPAATGEEHLLQLIGRLNADPAVHGILVQLPLPRQLDANRVIQAIDPAKDVDGFHPVNAGRLAAGLPAFVPCTPQGVMHLLAAYNIPVAGRHAVVVGRSNIVGKPLVQLLLAADATVTVCHSKTRDLAAFTRTADILVAAVGRPRLITRDMVKPGAVVVDVGINRLPEGLVGDVDFEAVREVARYITPVPGGVGPLTIAMLLKNTLIAARETLKE; this is encoded by the coding sequence ATGAGGGCGGAGATTCTCGACGGCAGGAAGGTGGCGGCGCAGGTTAAGGCTGCGCTCAAAGAAGAGGTGACACAGCTGAAAGGCCGGGGCCTGACCCCCGGCCTGGCGGTGATCCTGGTGGGGGACGACCCGGCCTCCCAGGTGTACGTAGGGAACAAAGAGAAGGCCTGCCGGGCGGTGGGCATTGCCTCCTTTCCCCACCGGTTGCCGGCGGCTACCGGCGAGGAACACCTGCTGCAGCTCATCGGGCGCCTCAACGCCGACCCGGCCGTGCACGGGATCCTGGTCCAGCTGCCCCTGCCGCGCCAACTGGACGCGAACCGGGTGATCCAGGCCATCGACCCGGCCAAGGACGTGGACGGCTTCCACCCCGTGAACGCCGGCCGGCTGGCGGCGGGTTTGCCGGCCTTTGTACCCTGCACGCCCCAGGGGGTTATGCACCTGCTCGCAGCCTATAACATCCCGGTTGCGGGGCGGCACGCCGTGGTGGTGGGGCGGAGCAACATCGTGGGCAAACCCCTGGTGCAGCTTCTCCTGGCCGCGGATGCCACCGTCACCGTCTGCCACAGCAAGACCAGGGACCTGGCCGCCTTCACCCGCACGGCCGATATCCTGGTGGCGGCGGTGGGTAGGCCGCGCCTTATCACCCGCGACATGGTAAAACCCGGGGCGGTGGTGGTGGACGTGGGCATCAACCGGCTGCCGGAAGGGCTGGTGGGCGACGTGGATTTCGAGGCGGTGCGCGAGGTGGCGCGTTACATTACGCCCGTTCCGGGCGGCGTAGGCCCCCTGACCATCGCCATGCTGCTTAAGAACACGCTGATAGCGGCGCGCGAAACTTTAAAGGAGTGA
- a CDS encoding formate--tetrahydrofolate ligase has protein sequence MLSDIEIAQAAPMQPITEVAAALGLAPEELELYGRYKAKVSPAVWERVKERPDGKLILVTAINPTPAGEGKTTTTVGLGQALARRGKKVAIALREPSLGPSFGVKGGAAGGGYSQVVPMEDINLHFTGDIHAVTTAHNLLSALIDNHLQQGNALGLDPRRITWKRVLDMNDRALRHIVIGLGGRAQGVPREDGFDISVASEVMAILCLAGSLSELKERLARIVVGYTDGGRPVTAGDLKAQGAMALLLKDALKPNLVQTLEHVPAFIHGGPFANIAHGCNSIQATRLGLKLADYFVTEAGFGADLGAEKFFDIKCRVAGLKPSAAVVVATVRALKLHGGVPKAELGRENLDALEAGFANLEKQVENVRLFGVPPVVAINRFPTDSDRELSLLAELCRRLNVPFALSEVWAKGGAGGIELAEKVLTACEGPADFHFLYDPTEEPKAKIAAIARKVYGAARVEYTPEAERDLKAIHDQGLDNLLICMAKTQYSLSDDPALLGRPEGFPLTVREVRLSAGAGFIIPVTGQIMTMPGLPKHPAALDMDIDDTGRITGLF, from the coding sequence ATGCTTTCCGACATCGAAATCGCCCAGGCGGCCCCGATGCAGCCCATCACGGAGGTGGCCGCCGCCCTCGGCCTGGCGCCTGAGGAACTGGAACTCTACGGCCGCTACAAGGCCAAGGTGAGCCCGGCGGTGTGGGAGCGGGTAAAGGAGCGGCCGGACGGGAAGCTGATCCTGGTGACGGCCATCAACCCCACACCGGCCGGTGAAGGCAAGACGACAACCACCGTGGGCCTGGGACAGGCCCTGGCCCGGCGGGGGAAGAAAGTGGCCATCGCCCTGCGCGAACCCTCTTTAGGGCCCAGCTTCGGCGTGAAGGGCGGCGCCGCCGGCGGCGGGTACTCCCAGGTGGTGCCCATGGAGGACATCAACCTGCACTTCACCGGCGACATCCACGCCGTGACCACGGCCCACAACCTTCTTTCCGCCCTCATCGACAACCACCTCCAGCAGGGAAACGCCCTCGGGCTGGACCCGCGGCGCATCACCTGGAAGCGGGTCCTCGACATGAACGACCGGGCGCTCAGGCACATCGTCATCGGCCTGGGGGGTAGGGCCCAGGGCGTCCCGCGCGAAGACGGCTTCGACATCTCCGTGGCCTCCGAAGTGATGGCCATCCTCTGCCTGGCCGGCAGCCTCAGCGAGCTCAAGGAGCGCCTGGCGCGGATCGTGGTGGGCTACACCGATGGCGGCCGCCCCGTGACGGCCGGCGACCTCAAGGCCCAGGGGGCGATGGCGCTTCTTCTTAAGGACGCCTTAAAGCCCAACCTGGTCCAGACCTTAGAGCACGTCCCGGCCTTCATCCACGGCGGTCCCTTCGCCAACATCGCCCACGGCTGCAACTCCATCCAGGCCACGCGGCTGGGGCTCAAGCTGGCCGACTACTTCGTCACAGAGGCCGGCTTCGGCGCCGACTTGGGGGCGGAGAAGTTCTTCGACATCAAGTGCCGCGTAGCCGGCCTTAAGCCCAGCGCCGCCGTGGTGGTGGCCACAGTGCGCGCCCTCAAGCTCCACGGCGGGGTACCCAAGGCCGAGCTGGGGCGGGAGAACCTGGACGCCCTCGAGGCGGGCTTCGCCAACCTGGAAAAGCAGGTGGAGAACGTGCGCCTCTTCGGCGTGCCGCCGGTGGTGGCCATCAACCGCTTTCCCACCGACAGCGACAGAGAGCTTTCCCTGCTGGCGGAGCTCTGCAGGCGCCTCAATGTGCCCTTTGCCCTCTCGGAGGTCTGGGCCAAAGGCGGTGCCGGGGGGATCGAACTGGCCGAGAAGGTTCTTACCGCCTGTGAAGGGCCGGCCGACTTCCACTTTCTCTACGACCCCACGGAAGAGCCCAAGGCGAAGATCGCCGCCATCGCCCGGAAGGTTTACGGCGCCGCGCGGGTGGAGTACACCCCCGAGGCGGAGCGCGATCTCAAGGCCATCCACGACCAGGGCCTGGATAACCTCCTCATCTGCATGGCGAAAACCCAGTACTCCCTCTCGGACGACCCGGCCCTCCTAGGGCGTCCGGAAGGCTTTCCCCTTACCGTGCGCGAGGTGCGTCTTTCCGCCGGCGCCGGGTTTATCATCCCGGTTACGGGCCAGATCATGACCATGCCCGGTCTTCCTAAGCACCCGGCGGCGCTCGACATGGACATAGACGACACAGGGCGCATCACCGGCCTCTTTTAG
- a CDS encoding RraA family protein, whose protein sequence is MIGAAEWEKYEHRLAGVVPKERFARLSFPRPRPEVLSVLKGIEDPTPTVSDILDQLGIAGTVPATILHPICAGKVVVGPALTIRYVAEPLVPRQAMLNSAKAQLGDKDAYAIAEPGDVVVFDNSGREDISTMGGLSTHYALKAGVAGCIVDGGVRDVGLMRSVGFGVWSRGITPITGKLRVATLEINGPVQCADVSVKPGDLVVADDNGVCFIPAERLDEVVAMVLEAAKTEEMLMQAISGGGSMDNLRSILPPEKW, encoded by the coding sequence TTGATCGGGGCAGCAGAGTGGGAGAAGTACGAACACCGGCTTGCTGGAGTAGTTCCCAAAGAGAGGTTCGCTCGCTTGAGTTTTCCGCGCCCGAGACCCGAGGTCTTGAGTGTCCTTAAAGGCATAGAGGATCCGACTCCAACGGTTTCTGACATACTCGACCAATTAGGTATCGCAGGTACTGTTCCGGCAACAATCCTGCATCCAATTTGCGCCGGCAAAGTTGTGGTTGGCCCGGCTTTAACCATCCGCTATGTTGCAGAGCCACTGGTACCGCGGCAGGCGATGCTCAATTCCGCTAAGGCCCAGCTCGGTGACAAAGATGCGTATGCAATTGCCGAACCGGGCGATGTGGTGGTCTTTGATAACAGCGGCCGAGAAGACATTTCTACGATGGGAGGCCTTTCCACGCACTATGCCCTGAAAGCTGGGGTTGCTGGCTGTATTGTTGATGGTGGGGTCCGGGATGTTGGACTGATGCGCTCAGTTGGTTTCGGCGTCTGGAGCCGGGGTATAACTCCCATTACAGGTAAACTGCGGGTTGCGACATTGGAAATCAACGGACCGGTACAGTGTGCCGACGTGTCGGTGAAGCCAGGCGACCTAGTGGTAGCTGATGACAACGGCGTATGCTTTATCCCTGCAGAACGTTTAGATGAGGTAGTGGCTATGGTATTAGAGGCTGCCAAGACGGAAGAGATGTTGATGCAGGCCATTTCCGGAGGAGGCTCGATGGACAATCTAAGGAGCATTCTACCGCCAGAGAAATGGTAA
- a CDS encoding tripartite tricarboxylate transporter permease, producing MADILAQTFQVEVLASTMLGIFAGMLVGAIPGLTATMAVALLIPVTFGMSGAAALILLGTIYTAATYGGSFSAILFHTPGTPSSAATCLDGYEMTRKGEAGKALTISTISSALGGLVGVCALLLIAPPLSLISLKFGPLEYFLLAVFGLSIIGGLASNNLVKGLIAGLLGLALSTIGLDPMAAFPRFTFGLINLESGIPLVPALIGMFSVSQAMILAETGNVVQVNPTAKAIKITLPTWQEMKCIAPIIGYCSLIGTFIGILPGAGGDVATWVSYNEARRISKHPEKFGTGIVEGIAASESANNAVCASAMIPLLTLGIPGSNVTAVMLGGLLIHGLVPGRDLFSVQATTTYAIIVGLFLANILMGVIGLLIAPYVQRLARIPYQILASTIILFGVVGSFAINNNFADVYLMMIFGLFGYLMRRYDFPVAATILGLILGPMAENGLRQAMVISSGNLLVMLLRRPISLVIVLVTLLSILWPVLSKRMAGSKPAHA from the coding sequence ATGGCTGATATCCTCGCGCAGACATTCCAAGTCGAAGTCCTGGCCAGTACCATGCTGGGTATTTTTGCTGGCATGCTAGTTGGGGCAATCCCAGGTTTGACGGCTACAATGGCTGTGGCGCTCTTGATTCCGGTCACCTTTGGGATGAGCGGCGCGGCGGCTTTGATCCTCTTGGGAACCATTTACACAGCAGCGACTTACGGCGGGAGCTTTTCTGCGATCTTATTTCATACCCCTGGTACACCTAGCTCAGCGGCAACCTGTCTCGATGGTTACGAAATGACCAGGAAAGGCGAAGCCGGTAAAGCCCTAACAATTTCTACCATTAGCTCTGCGCTAGGTGGCTTGGTTGGGGTCTGCGCATTGCTGTTAATTGCTCCACCTCTATCACTTATCTCACTCAAGTTTGGCCCACTCGAGTACTTCCTGTTGGCTGTCTTTGGGTTAAGCATTATTGGCGGGTTAGCTTCTAATAACCTCGTAAAGGGACTAATTGCTGGATTGCTAGGTTTGGCTTTAAGTACGATTGGCCTTGACCCAATGGCGGCATTTCCACGCTTTACTTTTGGCCTTATCAACCTAGAGTCTGGGATTCCGTTGGTTCCGGCGCTGATTGGGATGTTTTCGGTATCCCAAGCCATGATTTTGGCTGAGACCGGGAACGTGGTTCAGGTGAACCCAACCGCCAAGGCTATCAAAATTACCCTGCCGACATGGCAGGAAATGAAATGCATCGCCCCGATCATCGGCTACTGCTCATTAATAGGCACCTTTATAGGGATACTCCCGGGTGCGGGCGGTGACGTTGCGACCTGGGTCAGCTACAACGAGGCGCGCCGGATATCCAAGCATCCGGAAAAGTTTGGAACAGGGATAGTTGAAGGGATAGCTGCTTCTGAATCAGCTAACAACGCGGTTTGTGCATCTGCTATGATTCCACTACTAACACTGGGTATCCCAGGGAGCAACGTCACAGCTGTGATGCTCGGCGGCCTGCTCATCCACGGTCTGGTTCCAGGAAGAGACCTCTTCTCGGTTCAGGCGACGACAACCTACGCGATCATTGTGGGGCTGTTCCTGGCCAATATACTCATGGGAGTAATCGGGCTACTCATTGCACCCTATGTCCAGCGCCTGGCTCGAATTCCGTACCAGATCTTGGCGTCGACCATCATCTTGTTTGGCGTGGTAGGTTCCTTTGCCATCAACAACAACTTTGCCGATGTTTACCTTATGATGATCTTCGGCCTGTTTGGCTACCTCATGAGGCGCTATGACTTCCCGGTAGCGGCCACAATTCTCGGGCTGATTCTTGGTCCCATGGCTGAGAACGGCCTAAGACAAGCAATGGTCATTTCAAGTGGCAATCTGCTCGTGATGCTGCTGCGTCGCCCCATCTCACTCGTTATTGTGCTGGTAACTCTTTTGTCGATATTATGGCCGGTGCTGTCCAAGAGAATGGCTGGCTCCAAACCTGCCCACGCGTAA
- a CDS encoding tripartite tricarboxylate transporter TctB family protein, with protein MPKSHDRIIALLLLVLSLLGLLQTKNFPERVGYFPAAVLAVLLVLSVLLFFGTLRKDENKQAQTNQVITTKAMFTFAVSVLCVLLINVVGLYIASGLLIAVLAWYFRGIQPKSVLLAIIVFNLFTYLLFSVQLQVPIPAGILFRR; from the coding sequence ATGCCCAAGTCTCATGACAGAATAATAGCTCTTCTACTTCTGGTGCTGAGTCTTTTGGGGCTGCTTCAAACCAAGAACTTCCCGGAGAGAGTTGGGTACTTCCCTGCCGCGGTGCTGGCCGTGCTGCTAGTTTTATCAGTCCTCTTGTTCTTCGGTACCCTGCGAAAGGACGAAAACAAACAAGCGCAAACGAACCAGGTTATTACGACCAAGGCTATGTTTACATTCGCCGTCTCAGTCCTCTGTGTTTTATTGATCAACGTTGTAGGGCTTTATATCGCCTCAGGCTTGCTTATTGCAGTCTTAGCATGGTATTTTCGCGGCATCCAGCCGAAGTCTGTGCTGTTGGCCATTATCGTATTTAACCTGTTCACGTATTTGCTGTTCAGCGTACAGCTTCAAGTGCCTATTCCCGCAGGCATTTTGTTCAGAAGGTGA
- a CDS encoding Ldh family oxidoreductase: MALVRVQSKDLQHLAEEILQSVGVPEEDAHIISSCLIEADLRGVQTHGMFHLPKYVARIQVGSLKPVTPVTTVAETANIAVLDGGGGFGHVSGYRAMKLAMAKAKQGGIAMVLVRNSNHFGMTAFYAMLALSENQIGMAMTNASPTIAPTGGVSPLLGNNPFAIAVPAGQRPAPVLDVALSASSLSKIKQAAEKGIPIPLGWATDPEGEETTDAQKAVTGLLLPIGGYKGYGMSFMIDVLCGVLSGAAFGPFVGKHLQQPNQKANPQNLGHTFVAIDVSKFMGVDLFKARVDQYIDTLKASKLGKSAQTIYLPGEKEYWTKTDYLKNGIRIEEAIVNEVVALANSLGLAPHLNVALE, translated from the coding sequence TTGGCGCTTGTTCGCGTCCAGAGCAAAGACCTGCAGCACCTAGCGGAGGAAATTCTCCAGAGCGTTGGTGTCCCGGAAGAGGATGCCCACATAATAAGCAGCTGCCTGATTGAGGCAGACCTAAGAGGCGTTCAAACGCACGGGATGTTCCATTTACCGAAATATGTCGCAAGGATTCAAGTCGGGTCCTTGAAGCCTGTAACGCCGGTAACAACCGTGGCGGAGACTGCGAACATCGCTGTCTTAGATGGTGGTGGAGGTTTTGGTCATGTCAGCGGCTATCGCGCCATGAAACTCGCAATGGCCAAGGCGAAGCAGGGCGGAATAGCCATGGTTTTGGTAAGGAACAGCAATCATTTTGGCATGACAGCCTTTTATGCTATGCTCGCCCTCAGCGAGAACCAGATCGGGATGGCAATGACTAATGCTTCTCCTACAATAGCGCCAACCGGAGGTGTCTCTCCCCTGTTGGGCAATAACCCCTTTGCCATTGCCGTTCCTGCTGGCCAAAGACCGGCCCCAGTCCTAGATGTAGCGCTAAGCGCCTCTAGCCTAAGCAAAATCAAACAGGCGGCAGAGAAAGGCATTCCCATACCGCTGGGCTGGGCGACCGATCCAGAAGGTGAAGAGACAACTGATGCTCAAAAGGCGGTTACTGGACTTCTTCTGCCCATTGGGGGCTACAAAGGTTACGGTATGTCTTTTATGATCGACGTGCTCTGCGGTGTTTTATCAGGAGCCGCATTTGGCCCATTCGTGGGTAAACATCTGCAGCAACCGAATCAAAAGGCCAACCCGCAGAACCTAGGGCACACATTTGTGGCGATTGATGTGAGTAAGTTCATGGGCGTAGACCTGTTCAAGGCTAGGGTGGACCAGTACATCGATACCCTCAAAGCTTCCAAGCTAGGTAAGAGCGCCCAGACAATTTACCTTCCAGGTGAGAAAGAGTACTGGACGAAGACGGACTATCTCAAGAATGGCATTCGCATTGAAGAGGCTATTGTGAACGAGGTCGTGGCTTTGGCCAATAGTCTTGGGCTGGCCCCGCACCTTAACGTGGCTCTGGAATAA
- the panB gene encoding 3-methyl-2-oxobutanoate hydroxymethyltransferase: MPRQKRTIQYLFEKKEKGEKMPRTALYDYPMAVLAELAGIDIINVGDSIAMVTFGYNSTLPANLDVMVEHAKAVRKGAPTAFIMGDMPFLSYQASIPEAIRNAGRYLREADMDAVKVEGGTEVVPVIKALTDAGIPVIAHTGLTPQSIKSIGGYKTQGRDAQAALKLIHEVKALEDAGAVAVVIESVPSEVGKIIYERTRIPIFGTGIGPYTDSPMINAYDLLGFFDRVPRFAKRYANVKEVIVDAFKNFVDDVVTGQYPGEEHCYHMIPGEEEKLYNLIETQN; encoded by the coding sequence ATGCCGAGGCAAAAGCGAACCATCCAGTACCTCTTTGAAAAGAAAGAGAAAGGGGAAAAAATGCCGCGGACGGCTCTCTATGACTACCCGATGGCTGTGCTAGCCGAACTGGCCGGGATCGACATCATCAATGTTGGTGATTCCATCGCTATGGTGACGTTTGGCTACAACAGCACCTTGCCAGCGAATCTGGACGTTATGGTGGAGCATGCCAAGGCCGTGCGTAAAGGTGCCCCCACCGCCTTTATCATGGGCGATATGCCTTTCCTGTCTTACCAGGCGTCAATTCCAGAGGCCATCAGGAACGCTGGCAGGTACTTGAGGGAAGCGGACATGGATGCAGTCAAAGTTGAAGGAGGCACTGAGGTTGTTCCCGTAATAAAGGCACTGACCGATGCAGGCATTCCGGTCATTGCCCACACGGGTCTTACTCCCCAGAGCATTAAATCCATCGGGGGCTACAAAACCCAGGGGCGTGATGCCCAGGCGGCGCTGAAGCTGATCCACGAGGTCAAAGCCCTAGAGGACGCCGGCGCCGTGGCGGTAGTCATTGAAAGCGTTCCGAGCGAAGTCGGGAAAATCATCTACGAGCGGACTCGGATCCCCATTTTCGGGACCGGGATTGGCCCGTACACCGACAGCCCCATGATCAATGCCTACGACCTGCTCGGCTTTTTCGACCGCGTCCCCCGCTTTGCCAAACGGTATGCAAATGTAAAGGAAGTCATAGTAGATGCTTTCAAGAACTTCGTCGATGATGTCGTTACTGGCCAGTATCCTGGTGAAGAGCACTGCTACCACATGATACCCGGTGAAGAAGAGAAGCTCTACAACCTGATCGAAACACAAAACTAG
- a CDS encoding class II fructose-bisphosphate aldolase: MTISTMYSLLQSARSSGYAVGAFNVDNLETIEGVALAAEEERSPVIFAVGQGALRYTRLPYLASLISTVAEGLTVPAAIHLDHGSSYGQVLECLLHGFTSVMIDGSALPIEENIALTKKVVEAAHLLGATVEAELGRVGGAEDSEESVEGTLTRVEDAVRFVQETEVDALAVAIGTVHGLYRWEPKLDFERLGAIAKAVAVPLVLHGGSGTPDESIRRAIELGIAKINVATEIRLAFLQELESRISDPATNQDLFKVLSPAREAVKSLAQSKMRLFRSSGRG, from the coding sequence GTGACGATCAGCACCATGTATTCCTTGCTTCAATCGGCGCGTTCCAGTGGTTACGCGGTCGGCGCCTTCAACGTCGATAACCTGGAGACAATCGAGGGAGTCGCCCTCGCTGCGGAAGAGGAACGCTCGCCGGTGATCTTCGCCGTCGGACAGGGGGCACTAAGGTACACCCGGCTGCCATACCTAGCCTCGCTCATTTCGACCGTGGCCGAAGGGCTGACTGTGCCGGCAGCAATACACCTCGACCATGGCAGTTCTTACGGCCAGGTGCTCGAGTGTTTGTTGCACGGATTTACCTCGGTAATGATCGACGGATCGGCCTTACCGATCGAAGAAAATATCGCTCTGACCAAGAAAGTGGTTGAAGCAGCCCACTTACTGGGGGCCACCGTTGAGGCTGAGTTAGGGCGGGTCGGCGGGGCCGAAGACTCTGAGGAGAGCGTGGAAGGTACGCTCACCAGGGTCGAAGACGCCGTGAGGTTCGTCCAGGAGACGGAAGTTGACGCTCTGGCCGTGGCCATCGGTACTGTTCACGGCCTATACCGGTGGGAGCCGAAGCTCGATTTTGAGCGCCTCGGGGCGATAGCCAAGGCCGTGGCTGTTCCGCTGGTCCTCCACGGCGGGTCAGGAACGCCAGACGAAAGCATTAGAAGGGCCATTGAACTGGGGATTGCGAAGATCAACGTCGCTACGGAAATAAGATTAGCTTTCCTCCAGGAACTGGAATCAAGGATTTCGGACCCGGCCACCAATCAAGACCTCTTTAAGGTCCTGAGCCCGGCTCGGGAAGCGGTCAAGTCTTTGGCCCAGAGCAAGATGCGGCTTTTTAGAAGCTCTGGGCGAGGCTGA